One window from the genome of Desulforamulus ruminis DSM 2154 encodes:
- a CDS encoding sensor histidine kinase, translating into MQLLGLASLIIYDVFVLLYFKKMFPPKRSHWLFYLAAVAINIGIAIPSYLLLDHRFAVYLIMGSIMLAFHLLFYGNWLQILYAGSLYMFSLYSSRGIIFSIYAFVLHTSIKDVLQQETYYITIFALAVLLSILFSLFIRKVIVPDTSARHLLYNKEQLRFVVVYLFIQLVFLTLINDGRFHDEIRQSWLSSLYLISCIISKLWLLVLYHTTKVSELLEYELHTRQLQEQLSRQMRHYQSYRKFTESYRAFRHDYKSMMTSMKTLLYSQEYEKAARMLDDIHDTMQRDVLVHKAYSNNVLLDAILQDAANTCEEKSIRFSAVAHLPENISITDLDIVRIFSNVINNAIEACNKVSGPEPFIEITSSGNPDWATIEVSNSFNELLWKDGELETTKESKDFHGFGLRIIKETIEGLGGLIFIEADQEKRIFKIKLCIPKASP; encoded by the coding sequence ATGCAGCTATTAGGGCTCGCTTCACTGATTATTTATGATGTCTTTGTTCTTCTTTATTTCAAAAAGATGTTTCCGCCTAAAAGAAGCCATTGGCTTTTTTATTTAGCTGCAGTTGCCATTAATATCGGTATTGCCATACCATCCTATTTGTTGTTGGATCATCGGTTCGCTGTCTACCTCATTATGGGCTCCATAATGTTGGCCTTTCACCTGCTATTTTATGGAAACTGGCTGCAAATTCTTTATGCAGGTAGCCTCTACATGTTTTCCTTATACAGCAGCAGAGGAATTATTTTTTCGATTTATGCCTTCGTTTTACATACCAGCATCAAAGATGTTCTCCAACAGGAAACCTATTATATTACGATATTCGCATTAGCGGTTCTCCTTTCCATACTGTTCAGCCTGTTTATCCGTAAGGTAATTGTGCCGGATACATCAGCCAGACACTTGCTTTATAACAAGGAACAGCTTAGATTTGTAGTCGTTTACCTGTTCATCCAATTGGTATTTCTCACACTTATTAACGACGGGCGTTTCCATGATGAAATTAGGCAATCCTGGCTTTCTTCCTTATACTTAATATCCTGCATCATAAGTAAATTGTGGCTACTTGTCCTTTACCACACGACTAAGGTCTCAGAATTACTTGAGTACGAGCTGCATACCCGTCAATTACAGGAGCAGCTTTCCCGCCAAATGCGGCATTATCAATCCTACCGCAAATTTACGGAAAGCTATCGGGCATTTCGGCATGATTACAAAAGTATGATGACTTCCATGAAAACTTTGTTGTACAGTCAAGAGTATGAGAAGGCCGCCCGAATGCTGGACGACATTCATGATACCATGCAGCGAGACGTACTTGTTCATAAAGCCTATTCCAATAATGTTTTACTGGACGCCATTTTGCAGGATGCAGCTAACACCTGCGAGGAAAAGAGCATACGTTTTTCGGCGGTTGCACATCTCCCTGAAAATATTTCAATAACGGATCTGGATATTGTCCGTATTTTTTCAAACGTAATTAACAATGCCATAGAAGCCTGCAATAAGGTATCCGGTCCAGAACCGTTCATTGAAATCACGAGCAGCGGCAACCCGGATTGGGCAACCATTGAGGTTTCCAACTCATTTAACGAATTATTATGGAAGGACGGTGAACTGGAAACCACAAAAGAAAGCAAGGATTTTCACGGTTTTGGGTTACGAATCATAAAGGAGACAATTGAAGGCTTGGGTGGCCTGATATTCATAGAGGCAGATCAGGAAAAGAGAATCTTCAAAATAAAGCTCTGTATCCCTAAAGCATCCCCCTAA
- a CDS encoding LytR/AlgR family response regulator transcription factor — MLTVFLCDDNRETLNQYAWLIEKIAKKNNIEVIISSFNSGEELLFHLADSPHQADIIYLDILMGKLNGMDTARKLRELECKSEIVFLTTSEDYVYDAYDISPVQYLLKSATSTDRFEQVFLRAVALVQKKETDMFICESGNIQKVIPVKNISFFEIWKRVVTVHYNGMETVNFYSTMEELQTRLLGKGFVRIHRSYIVNLPYISKFQQNSLFLKTGANIPIGVTYMKQVRQAFADYISRASIHGY; from the coding sequence ATGTTGACAGTATTTCTATGTGATGATAATCGGGAAACTCTCAACCAATATGCCTGGCTGATTGAAAAAATAGCGAAGAAAAACAATATAGAAGTTATAATTTCCTCTTTCAACAGCGGAGAAGAATTGCTGTTTCATTTGGCCGATTCACCGCATCAAGCGGATATCATCTATCTGGATATCCTCATGGGTAAGCTAAATGGAATGGACACCGCAAGGAAGCTCAGGGAACTTGAATGCAAGTCGGAAATTGTTTTTTTGACCACAAGTGAGGACTATGTTTACGATGCTTATGATATTTCGCCTGTCCAGTATTTGCTGAAATCAGCAACTTCTACAGATAGATTTGAGCAGGTATTTCTCCGGGCTGTGGCATTGGTTCAAAAAAAGGAAACCGATATGTTTATATGTGAGTCAGGTAATATACAAAAAGTGATCCCGGTCAAAAATATTTCTTTTTTTGAAATTTGGAAACGGGTCGTAACGGTTCATTACAACGGAATGGAAACCGTCAACTTCTATTCAACAATGGAAGAGCTGCAAACCCGACTGCTGGGTAAGGGTTTTGTCCGCATCCACCGTTCGTATATTGTGAACCTGCCCTACATTTCAAAGTTTCAGCAGAACAGCCTATTTCTGAAGACGGGCGCAAACATCCCGATTGGTGTCACATACATGAAACAAGTCAGGCAGGCGTTCGCTGACTATATCAGCCGTGCCAGCATTCATGGTTACTGA